Proteins encoded together in one Ptiloglossa arizonensis isolate GNS036 chromosome 9, iyPtiAriz1_principal, whole genome shotgun sequence window:
- the LOC143151163 gene encoding phospholipid-transporting ATPase VD isoform X1, with translation MSETGAQEAASEEIDRQASLYVFPGSGRQHPVATLSASSQQPITGSVPDGATTVSIATAIATKAENNNNNNDDDDDEEAASRARRRLYPRTHARSASHGGVLAVSLTTTGLQTNAGSYLGPLSAIGPARPSALKKPGHQRAFSQGQVVDVQGHSVTGHSRVGSRTEFILPPGHREDSRPSTALKTPSHRGHSRQASRSESIYTIRRSAEPPWWTRLWARCFGPLPEEPRLRTIVPNHLVPPKTPSSQHPNGKRVNNRVRTTKYTVLSFLPRNLLEQFHRVANLYFIFIVMLNWVPAINAFGKEVAMIPVIFVLGVTALKDYFEDRRRLGSDRRVNNSTCRVYVGEDDRYAKVAWKDVKVGDLVHLSNNELVPADVLLLRSSDPRGLAYIDTCNLDGETNLKQRQVARGFVDLQDTFQPAKYRSVIEVDQPSTRIYRFHGAVVHPNGGRVPVSTENLLLRECLLKNTDFVEGIVIYAGHETKAMLNNGGPRYKRSRLEKQMNRDVIWCVVILAVLCVLGATGCRLWLSEYVGLTFVPFIPILQDPSYESMLTFWTFVIILQVMIPLSLYVTIEMAKVGQVYHIGHDIGLYDADTGRPAECRALNITEELGQVQYIFSDKTGTLTENKMLFRRCAVGGQDYSHTGDDDEHLVPSSRLKEDLLIGTFRQHLQEFLVVLAICNTVVVNSQPHYDNMNSSGVIEEPQKNGDETGRYTRMIESRSLTPSPVIPLSILSHPTNSLDETVSSISSMVEVDSVLNNTSKLSNKLPRSLSHFSRCDTRIDAIARTYELLNIITRRPKFLNVTSIPSLGMGLLGRKWSPNGAHKRRSPLSPVIDASGKNGDELLPTPAIYEAESPDELALVNAARIYDVKLLKRTARSAIVCLPDKSILTFEILHVLPFDSNRKCMSILVRHPLTNELVLYSKGADSTLLSSLIAHEENSVTTMKVRQHLQSYARQGLRTLVIAKKSLTAQEYETWRQTHTEAELAMENRERRIKDSYANLESHLTLLGATGIEDKLQAGVPETMATLMAAGIVVWVLTGDKPETAVNIAYSARLFSPAMQLLWLQARSKTVAEALIRGYLESARRESTMCGNERLGVDNIREFAMFNCNSAENDAHRIDSPWPKQRALVVDGKTLTVILDPRSGLTRLFLELTKTCSSVLACRATPLQKAYIVRIVKEQLGMRTLAIGDGANDVSMIQTADVGVGISGNEGTQAVMAADFAITRFSMLSRLLLLHGHWCYDRLSRMILYFFYKNATFVFLVFWFQLYCGFTGTVMVDQIYLMLYNLMFTSMPPLALGIYDRIASPGVLLSVPQLYKRGRLGLIYQPYSFWLTICDALYQSIVIFFVNQCVYYDTTIDIWEFGTTVMTCCIVVMLIHVAIEIRSWTIIHLFAIMGSLSIFFGFCLIYNVVCVNCMGLLCSYWVMEMAVVRHTYWLTVILTCVLALLPRLLYKTIKSTLCPDLAQSATFKVSSKSGSHRQRIAERSENSFIAGWSRSTQNATIRTGSKNDTLTTIVT, from the exons GCGTTCAGTCAAGGTCAGGTGGTCGACGTTCAAGGACACTCGGTGACGGGACACAGCCGCGTCGGCTCCAGAACGGAGTTTATCCTACCGCCTGGTCACAGAGAGGATTCGAGACCGTCCACGGCTTTGAAGACACCCTCTCATCGAGGTCACTCGCGACAAGCTTCCAG ATCGGAGTCGATATACACGATAAGACGTAGCGCAGAGCCGCCTTGGTGGACGAGACTTTGGGCCCGTTGTTTCGGCCCGTTACCGGAGGAACCTCGTTTAAGGACAATAGTACCAAATCACTTAGTACCGCCGAAGACACCGTCGAGTCAGCATCCGAATGGAAAGAGAGTAAACAATAG AGTACGCACAACGAAGTACACCGTGCTGAGCTTCCTACCTCGCAACCTCCTCGAGCAATTTCACCGGGTGGCCaatctatattttatatttatcgtaatGCTTAATTGGGTGCCAGCCATAAACGCCTTCGGCAAAGAAGTCGCCATGATACCCGTGATCTTCGTGCTGGGCGTGACGGCGCTGAAAGATTACTTCGAGGACCGTCGGAGACTCGGCAGCGATCGCCGCGTCAATAATTCCACCTGTCGCGTTTACGTCGG AGAAGACGACAGGTATGCAAAGGTGGCGTGGAAAGACGTGAAGGTCGGTGACCTGGTTCACCTCTCGAACAACGAACTAGTACCGGCCGACGTGCTGCTCTTGCGGAGCAGCGATCCTCGGGGCTTGGCTTACATCGATACGTGCAACCTCGACGGCGAGACTAATTTGAAGCAACGACAAGTCGCCAGGGGTTTCGTCGATCTCCAGGACACCTTCCAGCCCGCGAAATACCGATCGGTGATCGAGGTCGACCAACCGAGTACCAGGATATATAG GTTTCACGGAGCCGTCGTTCACCCGAACGGTGGAAGAGTACCTGTTTCTACGGAAAACCTCTTACTCAGGGAATGTCTGTTGAAAAATACCGACTTCGTGGAGGGAATAGTGATATACGCCGGTCACGAGACGAAAGCGATGCTGAATAACGGCGGACCTAGATACAAG CGTTCACGACTCGAGAAACAGATGAACAGGGACGTGATATGGTGCGTGGTGATCCTGGCGGTGTTGTGCGTACTCGGGGCGACCGGTTGTCGTTTGTGGCTCTCCGAGTACGTTGGTCTGACGTTCGTCCCGTTCATTCCGATTCTTCAAGACCCGAGTTACGAGAGCATGCTGACGTTCTGGACGTTCGTGATCATTCTCCAAGTGATGATACCTCTGAGCCTCTACGTCACCATAGAGATGGCGAAAGTGGGCCAGGTTTATCACATCGGGCACGATATCGGACTGTACGACGCGGACACGGGACGGCCGGCCGAATGTCGCGCGCTCAATATCACCGAGGAATTGGGTCAG GTGCAGTATATATTCTCCGATAAAACGGGAACGCTCACGGAGAACAAAATGCTGTTTAGACGATGCGCGGTGGGCGGGCAAGATTACTCGCACACCGGCGACGACGATGAACATTTGGTACCTTCCTCGCGACTGAAGGAAGACCTTCTCATAGGTACATTTAGACAACATCTACAAGAATTCCTAGTTGTGTTAGCGATATGTAATACTGTTGTGGTCAATTCTCAACCTCATTACGACAACATGAACTCCAGCGGGGTGATCGAAGAGCCTCAGAAAAATGGCGACGAGACCGGAAG gTACACGAGAATGATAGAGAGCAGGAGTTTAACTCCATCGCCGGTTATTCCGCTGTCCATTCTCTCGCATCCGACGAACAGTCTCGACGAGACCGTGTCCTCGATATCCTCGATGGTCGAAGTGGATTCCGTTCTGAACAATACCTCCAAGTTGTCCAACAAATTGCCCAGGTCGTTGTCACATTTTTCTCGTTGCGATACTCGTATCGACGCGATCGCTCGAACGtacgaattattaaatataattactcgTAGGCCAAAATTCCTGAACGTAACGTCGATACCGAGCTTGGGAATGGGACTCCTGGGAAGGAAATGGTCTCCGAATGGAGCGCACAAGAGACGCAGTCCGCTCAGTCCCGTTATCGACGCCAGCGGGAAGAACGGAGACGAATTGTTACCCACGCCAGCGATTTACGAAGCGGAAAGTCCGGACGAGCTCGCGTTGGTGAACGCGGCACGCATTTACGACGTGAAACTTCTCAAACGAACGGCCCGTAGCGCGATCGTGTGCCTGCCGGATAAATCTATCCTTACTTTCGAAATTCTTCAT GTGCTGCCGTTCGACTCCAATCGAAAGTGCATGTCCATTCTGGTGCGACATCCACTTACGAACGAGCTGGTGTTGTACAGCAAGGGTGCAGACAGCACGCTACTCTCCTCTCTGATCGCCCACGAAGAGAACTCCGTAACGACGATGAAAGTTCGACAACACCTGCAATCGTACGCCCGTCAAGGTCTTCGTACCTTGGTGATAGCCAAGAAGTCTCTGACCGCCCAGGAATACGAGACTTGGCGGCAGACGCACACCGAGGCGGAACTCGCGATGGAGAACCGCGAGCGTCGTATCAAGGATTCGTACGCGAACCTCGAGTCCCATTTGACGCTTCTAGGTGCGACCGGTATCGAGGACAAACTCCAAGCCGGTGTACCGGAAACCATGGCTACCCTCATGGCCGCAGGAATCGTTGTTTGGGTTCTAACAG GGGACAAACCGGAAACCGCGGTGAACATTGCATACTCGGCGCGTCTTTTTTCGCCCGCGATGCAGTTACTGTGGCTGCAGGCTAGGTCGAAGACCGTCGCCGAAGCCTTGATTCGTGGCTACCTGGAATCTGCGCGGAGAGAAAGCACGATGTGTGGCAACGAACGGCTAGGAGTCGATAACATCAGAGAGTTTGCGATGTTTAATTGCAACTCGGCCGAGAACGATGCGCACAGGATAGACAGTCCGTGGCCGAAACAACGGGCGCTCGTTGTAGATGGAAAAACTTTGACCGTTATCCTTGATCCACGATCGGGATTAACGCGACTGTTTCTCGAATTAACGAAGACGTGTTCCAGCGTGTTGGCTTGTCGGGCTACGCCTCTTCAAAAG GCGTACATAGTGCGTATAGTGAAGGAACAGCTGGGAATGAGAACCCTGGCGATCGGCGACGGTGCGAACGACGTTAGCATGATTCAGACCGCGGATGTTGGGGTCGGTATCTCGGGGAACGAAGGTACACAAGCCGTCATGGCCGCAGACTTTGCCATTACACGATTCTCGATGCTCAGCAGGCTTCTGCTACTGCACGGTCATTGGTGTTACGATCGTTTGTCCAGGATGATCTTGTATTTCTTTTACAAGAACGCTACCTTCGTCTTCCTCGTGTTTTGGTTTCAG CTGTACTGTGGCTTCACCGGAACGGTAATGGTAGACCAGATTTATTTAATGTTGTATAACCTCATGTTTACGTCCATGCCACCACTGGCATTGGGCATATACGATCGAATAGCTTCGCCCGGTGTTTTGCTGTCCGTGCCTCAACTCTACAAAAGGGGACGCCTGGGGCTTATTTACCAACCGTATTCGTTTTGGCTGACAATTTGCGATGCATTGTATCAAAGCATCGTTATCTTTTTTGTAAATCAATGT GTATACTACGACACCACCATTGATATATGGGAATTCGGGACCACCGTAATGACGTGTTGCATCGTTGTTATGCTGATCCACGTCGCCATAGAAATTCGATCTTGG ACCATAATCCACCTCTTTGCCATAATGGGTTCGTTATccatatttttcggattctgttTGATTTACAACGTGGTGTGCGTTAATTGTATGGGCCTTCTTTGTTCGTATTGGGTAATGGAAATGGCTGTTGTAAGGCATACATACTGGCTTACGGTAATACTTACGTGCGTTCTGGCACTGTTACCTAG ATTACTGTACAAAACCATAAAATCTACCTTATGTCCGGATCTCGCGCAAAGTGCCACGTTTAAGGTATCATCGAAAAGCGGAAGCCATCGACAACGAATCGCTGAAAGAAGCGAAAATAGTTTTATCGCTGGTTGGTCGCGTTCGACGCAGAATGCTACCATAAG AACCGGAAGTAAAAACGATACACTGACAACAATCGTTACATGA
- the LOC143151163 gene encoding phospholipid-transporting ATPase VD isoform X2, with protein MSETGAQEAASEEIDRQASLYVFPGSGRQHPVATLSASSQQPITGSVPDGATTVSIATAIATKAENNNNNNDDDDDEEAASRARRRLYPRTHARSASHGGVLAVSLTTTGLQTNAGSYLGPLSAIGPARPSALKKPGHQRAFSQGQVVDVQGHSVTGHSRVGSRTEFILPPGHREDSRPSTALKTPSHRGHSRQASRSESIYTIRRSAEPPWWTRLWARCFGPLPEEPRLRTIVPNHLVPPKTPSSQHPNGKRVNNRVRTTKYTVLSFLPRNLLEQFHRVANLYFIFIVMLNWVPAINAFGKEVAMIPVIFVLGVTALKDYFEDRRRLGSDRRVNNSTCRVYVGEDDRYAKVAWKDVKVGDLVHLSNNELVPADVLLLRSSDPRGLAYIDTCNLDGETNLKQRQVARGFVDLQDTFQPAKYRSVIEVDQPSTRIYRFHGAVVHPNGGRVPVSTENLLLRECLLKNTDFVEGIVIYAGHETKAMLNNGGPRYKRSRLEKQMNRDVIWCVVILAVLCVLGATGCRLWLSEYVGLTFVPFIPILQDPSYESMLTFWTFVIILQVMIPLSLYVTIEMAKVGQVYHIGHDIGLYDADTGRPAECRALNITEELGQVQYIFSDKTGTLTENKMLFRRCAVGGQDYSHTGDDDEHLVPSSRLKEDLLIGTFRQHLQEFLVVLAICNTVVVNSQPHYDNMNSSGVIEEPQKNGDETGRYTRMIESRSLTPSPVIPLSILSHPTNSLDETVSSISSMVEVDSVLNNTSKLSNKLPRPKFLNVTSIPSLGMGLLGRKWSPNGAHKRRSPLSPVIDASGKNGDELLPTPAIYEAESPDELALVNAARIYDVKLLKRTARSAIVCLPDKSILTFEILHVLPFDSNRKCMSILVRHPLTNELVLYSKGADSTLLSSLIAHEENSVTTMKVRQHLQSYARQGLRTLVIAKKSLTAQEYETWRQTHTEAELAMENRERRIKDSYANLESHLTLLGATGIEDKLQAGVPETMATLMAAGIVVWVLTGDKPETAVNIAYSARLFSPAMQLLWLQARSKTVAEALIRGYLESARRESTMCGNERLGVDNIREFAMFNCNSAENDAHRIDSPWPKQRALVVDGKTLTVILDPRSGLTRLFLELTKTCSSVLACRATPLQKAYIVRIVKEQLGMRTLAIGDGANDVSMIQTADVGVGISGNEGTQAVMAADFAITRFSMLSRLLLLHGHWCYDRLSRMILYFFYKNATFVFLVFWFQLYCGFTGTVMVDQIYLMLYNLMFTSMPPLALGIYDRIASPGVLLSVPQLYKRGRLGLIYQPYSFWLTICDALYQSIVIFFVNQCVYYDTTIDIWEFGTTVMTCCIVVMLIHVAIEIRSWTIIHLFAIMGSLSIFFGFCLIYNVVCVNCMGLLCSYWVMEMAVVRHTYWLTVILTCVLALLPRLLYKTIKSTLCPDLAQSATFKVSSKSGSHRQRIAERSENSFIAGWSRSTQNATIRTGSKNDTLTTIVT; from the exons GCGTTCAGTCAAGGTCAGGTGGTCGACGTTCAAGGACACTCGGTGACGGGACACAGCCGCGTCGGCTCCAGAACGGAGTTTATCCTACCGCCTGGTCACAGAGAGGATTCGAGACCGTCCACGGCTTTGAAGACACCCTCTCATCGAGGTCACTCGCGACAAGCTTCCAG ATCGGAGTCGATATACACGATAAGACGTAGCGCAGAGCCGCCTTGGTGGACGAGACTTTGGGCCCGTTGTTTCGGCCCGTTACCGGAGGAACCTCGTTTAAGGACAATAGTACCAAATCACTTAGTACCGCCGAAGACACCGTCGAGTCAGCATCCGAATGGAAAGAGAGTAAACAATAG AGTACGCACAACGAAGTACACCGTGCTGAGCTTCCTACCTCGCAACCTCCTCGAGCAATTTCACCGGGTGGCCaatctatattttatatttatcgtaatGCTTAATTGGGTGCCAGCCATAAACGCCTTCGGCAAAGAAGTCGCCATGATACCCGTGATCTTCGTGCTGGGCGTGACGGCGCTGAAAGATTACTTCGAGGACCGTCGGAGACTCGGCAGCGATCGCCGCGTCAATAATTCCACCTGTCGCGTTTACGTCGG AGAAGACGACAGGTATGCAAAGGTGGCGTGGAAAGACGTGAAGGTCGGTGACCTGGTTCACCTCTCGAACAACGAACTAGTACCGGCCGACGTGCTGCTCTTGCGGAGCAGCGATCCTCGGGGCTTGGCTTACATCGATACGTGCAACCTCGACGGCGAGACTAATTTGAAGCAACGACAAGTCGCCAGGGGTTTCGTCGATCTCCAGGACACCTTCCAGCCCGCGAAATACCGATCGGTGATCGAGGTCGACCAACCGAGTACCAGGATATATAG GTTTCACGGAGCCGTCGTTCACCCGAACGGTGGAAGAGTACCTGTTTCTACGGAAAACCTCTTACTCAGGGAATGTCTGTTGAAAAATACCGACTTCGTGGAGGGAATAGTGATATACGCCGGTCACGAGACGAAAGCGATGCTGAATAACGGCGGACCTAGATACAAG CGTTCACGACTCGAGAAACAGATGAACAGGGACGTGATATGGTGCGTGGTGATCCTGGCGGTGTTGTGCGTACTCGGGGCGACCGGTTGTCGTTTGTGGCTCTCCGAGTACGTTGGTCTGACGTTCGTCCCGTTCATTCCGATTCTTCAAGACCCGAGTTACGAGAGCATGCTGACGTTCTGGACGTTCGTGATCATTCTCCAAGTGATGATACCTCTGAGCCTCTACGTCACCATAGAGATGGCGAAAGTGGGCCAGGTTTATCACATCGGGCACGATATCGGACTGTACGACGCGGACACGGGACGGCCGGCCGAATGTCGCGCGCTCAATATCACCGAGGAATTGGGTCAG GTGCAGTATATATTCTCCGATAAAACGGGAACGCTCACGGAGAACAAAATGCTGTTTAGACGATGCGCGGTGGGCGGGCAAGATTACTCGCACACCGGCGACGACGATGAACATTTGGTACCTTCCTCGCGACTGAAGGAAGACCTTCTCATAGGTACATTTAGACAACATCTACAAGAATTCCTAGTTGTGTTAGCGATATGTAATACTGTTGTGGTCAATTCTCAACCTCATTACGACAACATGAACTCCAGCGGGGTGATCGAAGAGCCTCAGAAAAATGGCGACGAGACCGGAAG gTACACGAGAATGATAGAGAGCAGGAGTTTAACTCCATCGCCGGTTATTCCGCTGTCCATTCTCTCGCATCCGACGAACAGTCTCGACGAGACCGTGTCCTCGATATCCTCGATGGTCGAAGTGGATTCCGTTCTGAACAATACCTCCAAGTTGTCCAACAAATTGCCCAG GCCAAAATTCCTGAACGTAACGTCGATACCGAGCTTGGGAATGGGACTCCTGGGAAGGAAATGGTCTCCGAATGGAGCGCACAAGAGACGCAGTCCGCTCAGTCCCGTTATCGACGCCAGCGGGAAGAACGGAGACGAATTGTTACCCACGCCAGCGATTTACGAAGCGGAAAGTCCGGACGAGCTCGCGTTGGTGAACGCGGCACGCATTTACGACGTGAAACTTCTCAAACGAACGGCCCGTAGCGCGATCGTGTGCCTGCCGGATAAATCTATCCTTACTTTCGAAATTCTTCAT GTGCTGCCGTTCGACTCCAATCGAAAGTGCATGTCCATTCTGGTGCGACATCCACTTACGAACGAGCTGGTGTTGTACAGCAAGGGTGCAGACAGCACGCTACTCTCCTCTCTGATCGCCCACGAAGAGAACTCCGTAACGACGATGAAAGTTCGACAACACCTGCAATCGTACGCCCGTCAAGGTCTTCGTACCTTGGTGATAGCCAAGAAGTCTCTGACCGCCCAGGAATACGAGACTTGGCGGCAGACGCACACCGAGGCGGAACTCGCGATGGAGAACCGCGAGCGTCGTATCAAGGATTCGTACGCGAACCTCGAGTCCCATTTGACGCTTCTAGGTGCGACCGGTATCGAGGACAAACTCCAAGCCGGTGTACCGGAAACCATGGCTACCCTCATGGCCGCAGGAATCGTTGTTTGGGTTCTAACAG GGGACAAACCGGAAACCGCGGTGAACATTGCATACTCGGCGCGTCTTTTTTCGCCCGCGATGCAGTTACTGTGGCTGCAGGCTAGGTCGAAGACCGTCGCCGAAGCCTTGATTCGTGGCTACCTGGAATCTGCGCGGAGAGAAAGCACGATGTGTGGCAACGAACGGCTAGGAGTCGATAACATCAGAGAGTTTGCGATGTTTAATTGCAACTCGGCCGAGAACGATGCGCACAGGATAGACAGTCCGTGGCCGAAACAACGGGCGCTCGTTGTAGATGGAAAAACTTTGACCGTTATCCTTGATCCACGATCGGGATTAACGCGACTGTTTCTCGAATTAACGAAGACGTGTTCCAGCGTGTTGGCTTGTCGGGCTACGCCTCTTCAAAAG GCGTACATAGTGCGTATAGTGAAGGAACAGCTGGGAATGAGAACCCTGGCGATCGGCGACGGTGCGAACGACGTTAGCATGATTCAGACCGCGGATGTTGGGGTCGGTATCTCGGGGAACGAAGGTACACAAGCCGTCATGGCCGCAGACTTTGCCATTACACGATTCTCGATGCTCAGCAGGCTTCTGCTACTGCACGGTCATTGGTGTTACGATCGTTTGTCCAGGATGATCTTGTATTTCTTTTACAAGAACGCTACCTTCGTCTTCCTCGTGTTTTGGTTTCAG CTGTACTGTGGCTTCACCGGAACGGTAATGGTAGACCAGATTTATTTAATGTTGTATAACCTCATGTTTACGTCCATGCCACCACTGGCATTGGGCATATACGATCGAATAGCTTCGCCCGGTGTTTTGCTGTCCGTGCCTCAACTCTACAAAAGGGGACGCCTGGGGCTTATTTACCAACCGTATTCGTTTTGGCTGACAATTTGCGATGCATTGTATCAAAGCATCGTTATCTTTTTTGTAAATCAATGT GTATACTACGACACCACCATTGATATATGGGAATTCGGGACCACCGTAATGACGTGTTGCATCGTTGTTATGCTGATCCACGTCGCCATAGAAATTCGATCTTGG ACCATAATCCACCTCTTTGCCATAATGGGTTCGTTATccatatttttcggattctgttTGATTTACAACGTGGTGTGCGTTAATTGTATGGGCCTTCTTTGTTCGTATTGGGTAATGGAAATGGCTGTTGTAAGGCATACATACTGGCTTACGGTAATACTTACGTGCGTTCTGGCACTGTTACCTAG ATTACTGTACAAAACCATAAAATCTACCTTATGTCCGGATCTCGCGCAAAGTGCCACGTTTAAGGTATCATCGAAAAGCGGAAGCCATCGACAACGAATCGCTGAAAGAAGCGAAAATAGTTTTATCGCTGGTTGGTCGCGTTCGACGCAGAATGCTACCATAAG AACCGGAAGTAAAAACGATACACTGACAACAATCGTTACATGA